AGCGTATGAATGTTGCTTCTTACCAAGCCGTATCAGGTGCCGGTAAATCGGCAATGCAAAAACTCTCGCATGAGGTAGCGCAAATCATGAATGCCCGTGGCGGGGAAGGTGACCTCAGTCGCCAGCTTGCTTTTAATGCGGTGCCGGCCATTGATGTGCTGCTGGATAATGGTTATACCAAGGAAGAGATGAAAATTGTGTGGGAGAGTCGAAAAATTCTCGGATTACCCAAGCTCAGGGTGAATGCCACGGCCGTGCGTGTACCGGTCTTTTTTGGCCACTCTATGGCGGTGAATATCGAGACCAGGGAAAAAATTAGCGCAGATAAGGCTATGAAATTGCTGGAAAAAGCGCCTGGCGTGCGAGTTGTTGATAATCGTGACCCCTTTGAATTTCCCACTGCGGTCAGTCATGCCACCAACCGCGATGAGGTCTTTGTAGGTCGCATTCGCGAGGATGTCTCGCATGAGCTGGGTCTGAATTTGTGGGTGGTTGGTGACAATATTCGCAAGGGTGCCGCTTTGAATGCTGTGCAAATCGCTGAAATATTGGTAAAAAGTCATTTATAAGCTATAGTTAGCCCCATTACATAAAGTATTTTATTCAGCTAATCGCGCCCGCTTTTTTCAATTTCCAAGAGGGGGCCCGTAGCATAGGGATCAGTATGGCAAATCGCTTAAGTTTTAAATGGTTATTGGGGCTAGCAGCCTCCTTGGTGCTCACCCCGTTGGCCTTTGGTCTGGGACTGGGTGAGATCACCATTCATTCCAATCTTAATCAACCATTAGACGCTGAAGTACAGATCACTTCTGCAACCCGGGATGAATTGTCCAGTTTGATCTTGTCGGTGCCAGATAAAGAAGTTTTTGATCGTTACGATGTCGAATTGATCTCGATACTTAATGACCTTCAATTTCAAGTAGTCAACAAACCGGACGGCAGTCGTGTTGTTAGAGTGACATCCAGTCGAGTTGTGCAGGATCCGTTTTTAACTTTTTTAATGGAAGCAAATTGGTCACAAGGCCGAATTCTGCGTGAATATACGGTTCTCGTAGATCCACCTTTATTTATACCATCCCAGCAATCCTCAAGTGCAACTGAGACCACACCCTATGTTGCCCCGGCTGTAACGGGCACAGAGAGTTCTTCTGTTGCACAAGGCAACGTGCAGCGTGATGAAGTACGAGTTGGCTTACCACCACAAACCTATCCGGGTGATCGTTATCGTCAAGAAGTTGGTGGAGAGTCCGGGCAAAGTTATCAAGTTCGCCGTGGGGACACCTTGTGGGAAATTGCCAATGACATGAAGCCGGATAGTTCGTTCTCCGTTAATCAGACCATGATGGCAATTTACCGAACCAATCAAGAAGCGTTCGACGGCAACATCAACCGTTTGAAAGCGAATCGGGTATTGCGTATCCCCGATCGAGTTGCAATTAGCCGCATCACCCGCGAAATTGCCAATGAAGAGGTGCGTGCACAAACTCGATCCTGGCGTGAATCTGTAGGTCGTGGTACCAGCACCTCGCTAAGCGCCAGTAGTGGTAGCATTTCCGGTCAAGACGCAGGTTCCAGTGCAAGTTCTAACAGCGGTGCTTCACCGTTGGCTCGTGATGAAGGTGGAACTTTGGTGCTCAAGGTGCCGGATCTCAGTACTGACCAGACTCTGAGTGCGGGCAGCGGTGATGGTAATGCCAGTGGCTCAGTCGACGCCGCAGGTCAAGCACGTATTCAAGAACTTGAACAAAAAGTTGCAGAATTTGAGCGACTGCTGGCATTACAAAACAATGAAATGAACGCTCTCAAAGAGCAACTGAAACAACAATATCAAATTGGCACCACGGATACCACACTGGATGGCCTCCCGGTTGACAATACAAATACTGGTAGCGTGGATACAACAACTGGCGCAGGCACAGAAATCGCTACTGATACCGGGGCAGGCACCAGTATTCCTGATACAACGACCGGTGGCGGCGAAATCGACGCAACAATTGACACGCCCACTGAACCGGAAATTCCAGTAGTTAATGTTTCCCAACCAGAGTCTGCTTTTGATCTGGCCGGATTACTTCAGAAAATCGCCTTTGGCCTGGGTGGCCTATTGTTAGTCGGTGGCGGTGGTTTGTTTGCTTACCGGAAAATTAAAAAAGGCCCCTCGCGGGATACATTGTTTGTTGATGATGATCTGGATCTGGCCGCTGAAAGCATTGCTGAAAAAGTGAAAACCAAGATCAGTAGTAAATACGAAGATACTGGTCTGTCTTCCGAAATTGAAGTCGGTGAAACCTCCTTTGAAGAGGCGGGAATTGAACCACCATTAAGCCTGGATGCGCCAGATGAGCCCGAAGCTCCCACTGAACCTGTCGATCTGGATCTAACCGGCGAACTACAGGTAACAACCACGCATACAACCCAGGAAATGGAAGCTCTGGATGGTGGCGAAAGCATTGAGAGCGACCAGGCGCTGCCGTTTGAAGATACCACCTTGGCAGATGCGAGTAGCACGAGTTTACAGCTTGATCAGAATGACCCCTTGGCTGAAACGGATTTCCATATGGCCTATGGGCTCTACGATCAGGCCGCCGAGTTAATGCAAACGGCGATTACCGAAAATGACAGTTTTGAATTCAAAGAAAAACTTCTGGAAGTTTTCTTTGTATCTGGAAACAAAGAAGAGTTTGCCCGCTATGCGAGCGAAATAAAAAAAGAAGCTAAGGATAATCACCAGGGCTCCTGGGAAAACATAGTCATTATGGGCAAACAGCTCGCTCCTGAAAATGAATTATTCAGTGGAGATGTTGGAGCGCCCGGACTTGATGACGGACTGGATTTCAAGCTTGATGAAACCGGCTCAATTCAGGTTGATCAACTCGATATCGATCAAAGTTTATTTGGTGGCGATGCTCCTCAGGATGAAACCCCGGCAGAAGTAGATCTGGATCTTGGCGCTGCTGACGAGAGCAGCAAAGAAGAGTTCGACGATGGTGAATCTGATGATGACCTTGAGTCAGTCCTGGAAAGTGGTGAAGAATCAGCAGAAGAACATGAGTTTGCCCTGGATCTGGACGAGCAACTTGGCTTACCTGATGCGCCCGTAGCAGGAGTGGCCGCCAGTGATGATGCCCTGGACCTGGATCTGGATCTCGACTTGCCAGATGCCCCGGTTGACCTTGAAGAAGCAATAGAAGATTTCAGTATGGATCTTGACGCTACCTTGAGTGGAGTTGAGGGAATAAGCGAGAGTAGCGGTGAAGATACTGCAGAGTCTCCGATTGCCAGCTGGGACCCGGGTGATACCGATGCGGTAGAAGTAGCCGAGCTTGAAGACATTGATCCAACTATCATGGCTGAACTTAAAAATGATGATCTGACCATGACCGAAGAGGTCAAGATCGCAGACATACTGGATCTGGACATTGGTTCTCCATCAAACAAAGAAGCGGCAGACGTTGATCTGGATTTTAGTGATCTTGATCTGGGTGCGGCGGATTTGAATGAATCGGATGATGATGAATCTGAAACCACACAAGATTTTGGTTTTGATCTTGATAAGTCGGATGACATCGATGTAATTGCAGATGCTCCTGACTTTGATCAAAGTGCTTCAGAAGACGCTAGTGCTGAGCATGACTTTTCAGAAGCGCTGGGATCAGTAGCAGACGAATCAACCAAACAAATGAAGGCCAGCGATAGCCTTGACCTGATTTTAGACGATGGTCTTGAAAGTACGACGGAAGGTGCCTTGGACCTGGATCTTGAGCAAATGTTCGGTGAGTCGGGTGAAGAGGCATTTGCCGACGATACATTGCAAAGTATGTTGCCCGACGGGGTCTCGGATACTGATTCCGGTACTATGCAACTTGAGTCTATTCTGGATAAAGACAAATCAGAAGATCGATTCTCGACAGAGTTCCAGGTCGTGGATGATGACCAGCATACCGAAACCGCAACCTTGAGTGATGATGAACTCTCAGCCATGGGTCTTAGTGATAGTGGGCCAGATATACTTGGCGGATTGGGTGATGCAGATGCGGTCGATGAAGTAGGCACAAAGCTTGATCTGGCACGTGCATATATCGAAATGGATGATCCGGATAATGCCAAAGGTATTTTGCAGGAAGTCATTGAAGAGGGCAACGATGCCCAACGCAGTGAAGCAAAAGATATTTTGATTACTTTAGGCTAATTTCAAAGACAAAAATTTATATATCTG
This window of the Gammaproteobacteria bacterium genome carries:
- a CDS encoding aspartate-semialdehyde dehydrogenase; amino-acid sequence: MSNKYNLAILGATGLVGETIMEILQQRDFPVNDLSLLASERSAGKRLSFGKKNITVQNVEEFDFSNTDIALFSAGGSVSEKHAPRASQAGCVVIDNTSAFRYQDDIPLVVSEVNPEKVADYKTHNIIANPNCTTMQMMPVLKPLSDAVGLERMNVASYQAVSGAGKSAMQKLSHEVAQIMNARGGEGDLSRQLAFNAVPAIDVLLDNGYTKEEMKIVWESRKILGLPKLRVNATAVRVPVFFGHSMAVNIETREKISADKAMKLLEKAPGVRVVDNRDPFEFPTAVSHATNRDEVFVGRIREDVSHELGLNLWVVGDNIRKGAALNAVQIAEILVKSHL
- a CDS encoding LysM peptidoglycan-binding domain-containing protein, producing the protein MANRLSFKWLLGLAASLVLTPLAFGLGLGEITIHSNLNQPLDAEVQITSATRDELSSLILSVPDKEVFDRYDVELISILNDLQFQVVNKPDGSRVVRVTSSRVVQDPFLTFLMEANWSQGRILREYTVLVDPPLFIPSQQSSSATETTPYVAPAVTGTESSSVAQGNVQRDEVRVGLPPQTYPGDRYRQEVGGESGQSYQVRRGDTLWEIANDMKPDSSFSVNQTMMAIYRTNQEAFDGNINRLKANRVLRIPDRVAISRITREIANEEVRAQTRSWRESVGRGTSTSLSASSGSISGQDAGSSASSNSGASPLARDEGGTLVLKVPDLSTDQTLSAGSGDGNASGSVDAAGQARIQELEQKVAEFERLLALQNNEMNALKEQLKQQYQIGTTDTTLDGLPVDNTNTGSVDTTTGAGTEIATDTGAGTSIPDTTTGGGEIDATIDTPTEPEIPVVNVSQPESAFDLAGLLQKIAFGLGGLLLVGGGGLFAYRKIKKGPSRDTLFVDDDLDLAAESIAEKVKTKISSKYEDTGLSSEIEVGETSFEEAGIEPPLSLDAPDEPEAPTEPVDLDLTGELQVTTTHTTQEMEALDGGESIESDQALPFEDTTLADASSTSLQLDQNDPLAETDFHMAYGLYDQAAELMQTAITENDSFEFKEKLLEVFFVSGNKEEFARYASEIKKEAKDNHQGSWENIVIMGKQLAPENELFSGDVGAPGLDDGLDFKLDETGSIQVDQLDIDQSLFGGDAPQDETPAEVDLDLGAADESSKEEFDDGESDDDLESVLESGEESAEEHEFALDLDEQLGLPDAPVAGVAASDDALDLDLDLDLPDAPVDLEEAIEDFSMDLDATLSGVEGISESSGEDTAESPIASWDPGDTDAVEVAELEDIDPTIMAELKNDDLTMTEEVKIADILDLDIGSPSNKEAADVDLDFSDLDLGAADLNESDDDESETTQDFGFDLDKSDDIDVIADAPDFDQSASEDASAEHDFSEALGSVADESTKQMKASDSLDLILDDGLESTTEGALDLDLEQMFGESGEEAFADDTLQSMLPDGVSDTDSGTMQLESILDKDKSEDRFSTEFQVVDDDQHTETATLSDDELSAMGLSDSGPDILGGLGDADAVDEVGTKLDLARAYIEMDDPDNAKGILQEVIEEGNDAQRSEAKDILITLG